The proteins below are encoded in one region of Streptomyces cyanogenus:
- a CDS encoding ATP-binding protein: MQLTVGEHSVRHIRRIVRSLLDEWQLQELTFAVELGVSELVTNVVRHVPDRRCTLVVARQTAGVRAEVTDGFTGRPRLEPDADRDAESGRGLALLDAVVDKWGVSTGAGGGKTVWFECGFQDVSAGPD, encoded by the coding sequence ATGCAGCTCACCGTGGGCGAGCACTCGGTACGCCACATCCGCCGCATCGTCCGCTCGCTGCTGGACGAGTGGCAGTTGCAGGAGCTGACGTTCGCCGTCGAGCTGGGCGTGAGCGAGTTGGTGACGAACGTCGTACGGCATGTGCCGGACCGGCGTTGCACGCTCGTGGTGGCACGGCAGACCGCGGGCGTCCGGGCAGAAGTGACCGACGGTTTCACCGGGCGGCCCCGACTGGAGCCGGACGCGGACCGGGACGCGGAGAGCGGGCGGGGTCTGGCGCTGCTCGACGCCGTCGTGGACAAGTGGGGGGTGTCGACGGGGGCCGGGGGCGGAAAGACGGTCTGGTTCGAGTGCGGCTTCCAGGACGTTTCCGCGGGGCCCGACTGA
- the proP gene encoding glycine betaine/L-proline transporter ProP, with protein sequence MATAAAALPHQKTRRASKAHDVTVTDPALVRRAVKAAALGNAMEWFDFGVYSYIAVTLGKVFFPSGNPTAQLLSTFGAFAAAFLVRPLGGLVFGPLGDRVGRQKVLAVTMIMMAVGTFAIGLIPSYATIGVGAPLLLLAARLVQGFSTGGEYAGATTFIAEYAPDKKRGFLGSWLEFGTLAGYIGGAGLVTLMTALLSSDDLTAWGWRIPFLIAGPMGIIGLYLRMRLEETPAFAAEVAKAEAARPKVPLREMITGQWKSLLLCMALVLVYNVTDYMLLSYMPSYFTSELKYDETHGLLVVLAVMVLMMVVQPFAGALTDRIGRRPVIAAGCAGFLFLSVPALLLIRQGSLLAVGLGMGALGLLLVCFTAAMPAALPALFPTRVRYGSLSVGFNVSVSLFGGTTPLVVTALIRATGNMMMPAYYMMAAAVVGGVAVWRMSECAGRPLPGSAPSVEGR encoded by the coding sequence TTGGCGACCGCCGCAGCCGCTCTCCCGCATCAGAAGACCCGCCGGGCCTCGAAGGCCCACGACGTCACCGTCACCGACCCCGCGCTCGTCAGGCGCGCCGTGAAGGCGGCCGCGCTCGGCAACGCCATGGAATGGTTCGACTTCGGTGTCTACAGCTACATCGCCGTCACCCTGGGCAAGGTCTTCTTCCCGTCCGGCAACCCGACCGCGCAGCTGCTGTCGACGTTCGGCGCCTTCGCGGCGGCCTTCCTGGTCCGCCCGCTCGGCGGCCTCGTCTTCGGTCCGCTGGGCGACCGCGTGGGCCGGCAGAAGGTCCTCGCCGTCACCATGATCATGATGGCGGTCGGTACGTTCGCGATCGGCCTCATCCCGTCCTACGCCACCATCGGCGTCGGCGCGCCGCTGCTGCTGCTCGCCGCCCGGCTGGTGCAGGGCTTCTCCACCGGCGGGGAGTACGCGGGCGCCACGACGTTCATCGCCGAGTACGCGCCCGACAAGAAGCGCGGCTTCCTCGGCAGCTGGCTGGAGTTCGGCACCCTCGCCGGCTACATCGGCGGCGCGGGCCTGGTCACGCTGATGACCGCCCTGCTGTCCTCGGACGACCTGACGGCCTGGGGCTGGCGCATCCCGTTCCTGATCGCGGGCCCGATGGGCATCATCGGTCTGTACCTGCGGATGCGGCTGGAGGAGACCCCGGCGTTCGCGGCGGAGGTCGCCAAGGCCGAGGCCGCCCGGCCGAAGGTGCCGCTGCGCGAGATGATCACCGGTCAGTGGAAGTCCCTGTTGCTGTGCATGGCCCTGGTCCTGGTCTACAACGTCACCGACTACATGCTGCTGTCGTACATGCCGAGCTACTTCACCAGCGAGCTGAAGTACGACGAGACGCACGGGCTGCTGGTCGTGCTCGCGGTGATGGTCCTGATGATGGTCGTCCAGCCGTTCGCCGGCGCGCTGACCGACCGGATCGGGCGGCGACCGGTGATCGCGGCGGGCTGCGCCGGCTTCCTGTTCCTGTCGGTCCCGGCCCTGCTGCTGATCCGCCAGGGCAGCCTGCTGGCCGTCGGCCTGGGCATGGGCGCGCTGGGCCTGCTCCTGGTGTGCTTCACGGCGGCCATGCCGGCCGCGCTGCCCGCGCTCTTCCCGACCCGGGTGCGCTACGGGTCCCTGTCCGTCGGGTTCAACGTGTCCGTGTCGCTGTTCGGCGGGACGACTCCGCTGGTCGTGACCGCGCTGATCAGGGCGACGGGCAACATGATGATGCCCGCGTACTACATGATGGCCGCGGCCGTCGTGGGCGGTGTCGCCGTGTGGCGGATGTCGGAGTGCGCGGGACGGCCGCTGCCCGGTTCCGCCCCGTCCGTGGAAGGCCGCTAG
- a CDS encoding TipAS antibiotic-recognition domain-containing protein, giving the protein MGNSYEDECRRSLAQEQAKSLAGTNGWEHVDRERVHRDWDVLYREITAFLEGGSLPGDQQIQELVRRHFDIVCRFYTPSREAYVGMSLFYAEDEAMRAFHDSYHPGMAEFMGAAIKVFAEQGSGFAPSAGAKAPA; this is encoded by the coding sequence GTGGGGAACAGTTACGAGGACGAGTGCCGCCGGTCGTTGGCCCAGGAGCAGGCGAAGAGCCTTGCCGGGACCAACGGCTGGGAACATGTGGACAGGGAGCGGGTCCACCGGGACTGGGACGTCCTGTACCGGGAGATCACGGCTTTCCTGGAGGGCGGCTCCCTGCCCGGGGACCAGCAGATCCAGGAGCTCGTCCGCAGACACTTCGACATCGTCTGCCGGTTCTACACCCCCTCCAGGGAGGCTTACGTCGGCATGTCGCTCTTCTATGCCGAGGACGAGGCCATGAGGGCGTTCCACGATTCCTACCACCCCGGGATGGCAGAGTTCATGGGCGCCGCGATCAAGGTGTTCGCCGAGCAGGGGAGCGGGTTCGCCCCCAGCGCAGGGGCCAAGGCTCCGGCGTAG
- a CDS encoding O-methyltransferase — translation MSGSQLWDDVDDYFISNLSPDDEALCAALRDSDAAGLPAIAVTAAQGKFLQLLAQVQGARHILEIGTLGGYSTIWLARALPEDGRLISLEYSAKHAEVAVRNIARAGLDRIAEVRVGPALESLPKLADENPAPFDLVFIDADKVNNPHYVEWAIRLTRAGSLIVLDNVVRGGRVADPGSTEPDVVGTRAAIELIAGHPRLTGTAIQTVGSKGYDGFALARVLG, via the coding sequence ATGAGCGGGTCGCAGCTCTGGGACGACGTCGACGACTACTTCATCAGCAATCTCTCACCGGACGACGAGGCCCTGTGCGCGGCCCTGCGCGACAGTGACGCCGCCGGGCTGCCCGCCATCGCGGTCACGGCCGCGCAGGGCAAGTTCCTCCAGCTGCTCGCCCAGGTGCAGGGCGCGCGGCACATCCTGGAGATCGGCACGCTCGGCGGGTACAGCACGATCTGGCTGGCCCGCGCCCTGCCCGAGGACGGCAGGCTGATCTCGCTGGAGTACAGCGCCAAGCACGCCGAGGTGGCCGTGCGGAACATCGCCCGCGCGGGCCTGGACCGGATCGCGGAGGTGCGGGTGGGGCCGGCGCTGGAGTCGCTGCCCAAGCTCGCCGACGAGAACCCGGCCCCCTTCGACCTGGTCTTCATCGACGCGGACAAGGTCAACAACCCGCACTACGTGGAGTGGGCGATCAGGCTCACCCGGGCGGGCAGCCTGATCGTGCTGGACAACGTGGTGCGCGGCGGCCGGGTGGCCGACCCGGGCAGCACCGAGCCGGACGTCGTCGGCACCCGCGCCGCGATCGAACTGATCGCCGGCCACCCCCGGCTGACCGGTACGGCGATCCAGACGGTCGGCAGCAAGGGCTACGACGGTTTCGCGCTGGCCCGGGTGCTGGGCTGA
- a CDS encoding DUF1992 domain-containing protein has protein sequence MTERKPPGVPFESWVDKQIRDAQGRGEFDRLPGAGAPLPSEVDSTYDELWWVKRKLVREGLAVLPPALALRKEAEDALEAAYAAPSERIARKIIEDVNVRIRDMMFKPPPGPPLGRKPYDVEEVVREWRQRRAAARGDDGGVAGSAV, from the coding sequence ATGACCGAGCGAAAGCCACCGGGTGTGCCGTTCGAGTCGTGGGTGGACAAGCAGATCCGCGACGCGCAGGGGCGCGGGGAGTTCGACCGGCTGCCGGGGGCGGGCGCGCCGCTGCCTTCGGAGGTCGACTCCACGTACGACGAACTGTGGTGGGTCAAGCGGAAGTTGGTGCGTGAGGGGCTGGCCGTGCTGCCGCCCGCGCTCGCGTTGCGCAAGGAGGCGGAGGACGCGCTGGAGGCGGCGTACGCGGCGCCCTCGGAGCGGATCGCCCGGAAGATCATCGAGGATGTGAACGTCCGGATCCGGGACATGATGTTCAAGCCGCCGCCCGGTCCGCCGCTGGGCAGGAAGCCGTACGACGTCGAGGAGGTCGTACGGGAATGGCGGCAGCGCAGGGCTGCCGCCAGGGGTGACGACGGGGGCGTGGCCGGCTCAGCCGTGTAG